In Musa acuminata AAA Group cultivar baxijiao chromosome BXJ2-10, Cavendish_Baxijiao_AAA, whole genome shotgun sequence, a genomic segment contains:
- the LOC103969774 gene encoding lysine histidine transporter 1 isoform X2 — MSEPERNDLQQSKEKAIDDWLPITSNRSAKWWYSAFHNVTAMVGAGVLSLPYAMAELGWGPGVAVLVLSWIITLYTLWQMVEMHEMVPGKRFDRYHELGQHVFGEKLGLWIIVPQQLIVEVGTDIVYMVTGGRSIKKFHDTICPDCKNIKLSYFIMIFASVQFVLSQLPDFNSISGVSLAAAVMSLSYSTIAWVASVEKGQPDVDYSYKASTTTGVVFNFLSALGDVAFAYAGHNVVLEIQATIPSTPEKPSKKPMWRGVVVAYLVVAICYFPVALIGYWAFGNVVDDNILITLEKPRWLIATANIFVVIHVIGSYQIYAMPVFDMIETVLVKKFHLPPGLTLRLVARSAYVAFTMFVGIAVPFFGGLLGFLGGFAFAPTTYFLPCIMWLAIYKPKKFSLSWITNWICIILGVLLMILSPIGGMRTIILSAKDYAFFS, encoded by the exons ATGAGCGAGCCGGAACGCAATGACCTGCAGCAGAGCAAGGAGAAGGCCATCGACGACTGGCTTCCCATCACCTCGAACCGGAGCGCCAAGTGGTGGTACTCTGCcttccacaatgtcacggccatgGTCGGCGCCGGCGTCCTCAGCTTGCCCTACGCCATGGCAGAACTCGGATG GGGGCCTGGCGTGGCGGTGCTCGTCTTGTCGTGGATCATCACCTTGTACACCCTATGGCAGATGGTGGAGATGCACGAGATGGTCCCTGGCAAGCGATTCGACCGCTACCACGAGCTGGGACAGCATGTGTTTGGAGAAAAGCTCGGGCTCTGGATCATCGTCCCGCAGCAGCTGATCGTGGAGGTCGGCACCGACATCGTGTACATGGTCACCGGTGGCAGGTCCATCAAGAAGTTCCACGACACCATCTGCCCCGACTGCAAGAACATCAAGCtttcttacttcatcatgatcttCGCCTCCGTGCAGTTTGTTCTCTCTCAGCTTCCCGACTTCAACTCCATCTCAGGCGTCTCCTTGGCCGCGGCTGTCATGTCCCTCAG CTACTCTACCATTGCCTGGGTTGCATCCGTGGAGAAAGGCCAACCAGATGTTGATTACAGCTACAAGGCTTCAACCACAACAGGAGTTGTCTTCAACTTCCTCAGTGCGCTGGGAGATGTTGCCTTTGCATATGCAGGGCACAATGTGGTGCTGGAAATCCAAGCAACCATACCTTCCACTCCTGAGAAGCCTTCGAAGAAACCAATGTGGAGGGGTGTGGTTGTTGCTTACCTTGTTGTTGCTATTTGCTACTTCCCTGTTGCTCTAATTGGATACTGGGCCTTTGGCAATGTTGTTGATGACAACATTCTCATCACCCTTGAGAAGCCAAGGTGGTTGATTGCAACGGCCAATATATTCGTCGTGATCCATGTCATCGGAAGTTATCAG ATCTATGCCATGCCTGTGTTTGACATGATAGAAACAGTGCTTGTCAAGAAATTCCACCTTCCGCCAGGTCTTACTCTTCGCTTAGTTGCAAGAAGTGCTTATGTTG CATTTACAATGTTCGTGGGCATAGCCGTCCCTTTCTTTGGGGGTTTGCTTGGGTTTCTCGGAGGCTTTGCATTTGCACCAACAACTTATTTT CTCCCCTGCATCATGTGGCTAGCTATCTACAAGCCAAAGAAGTTCAGCTTGTCTTGGATCACAAACTGG ATCTGCATTATACTGGGGGTTCTACTGATGATCTTATCACCTATTGGAGGAATGAGGACGATCATATTAAGTGCAAAGGACTACGCGTTTTTCTCATGA
- the LOC103969774 gene encoding lysine histidine transporter 1 isoform X1, with product MSEPERNDLQQSKEKAIDDWLPITSNRSAKWWYSAFHNVTAMVGAGVLSLPYAMAELGWGPGVAVLVLSWIITLYTLWQMVEMHEMVPGKRFDRYHELGQHVFGEKLGLWIIVPQQLIVEVGTDIVYMVTGGRSIKKFHDTICPDCKNIKLSYFIMIFASVQFVLSQLPDFNSISGVSLAAAVMSLSYSTIAWVASVEKGQPDVDYSYKASTTTGVVFNFLSALGDVAFAYAGHNVVLEIQATIPSTPEKPSKKPMWRGVVVAYLVVAICYFPVALIGYWAFGNVVDDNILITLEKPRWLIATANIFVVIHVIGSYQIYAMPVFDMIETVLVKKFHLPPGLTLRLVARSAYVAFTMFVGIAVPFFGGLLGFLGGFAFAPTTYFLPCIMWLAIYKPKKFSLSWITNWVSQLFSRSNFSD from the exons ATGAGCGAGCCGGAACGCAATGACCTGCAGCAGAGCAAGGAGAAGGCCATCGACGACTGGCTTCCCATCACCTCGAACCGGAGCGCCAAGTGGTGGTACTCTGCcttccacaatgtcacggccatgGTCGGCGCCGGCGTCCTCAGCTTGCCCTACGCCATGGCAGAACTCGGATG GGGGCCTGGCGTGGCGGTGCTCGTCTTGTCGTGGATCATCACCTTGTACACCCTATGGCAGATGGTGGAGATGCACGAGATGGTCCCTGGCAAGCGATTCGACCGCTACCACGAGCTGGGACAGCATGTGTTTGGAGAAAAGCTCGGGCTCTGGATCATCGTCCCGCAGCAGCTGATCGTGGAGGTCGGCACCGACATCGTGTACATGGTCACCGGTGGCAGGTCCATCAAGAAGTTCCACGACACCATCTGCCCCGACTGCAAGAACATCAAGCtttcttacttcatcatgatcttCGCCTCCGTGCAGTTTGTTCTCTCTCAGCTTCCCGACTTCAACTCCATCTCAGGCGTCTCCTTGGCCGCGGCTGTCATGTCCCTCAG CTACTCTACCATTGCCTGGGTTGCATCCGTGGAGAAAGGCCAACCAGATGTTGATTACAGCTACAAGGCTTCAACCACAACAGGAGTTGTCTTCAACTTCCTCAGTGCGCTGGGAGATGTTGCCTTTGCATATGCAGGGCACAATGTGGTGCTGGAAATCCAAGCAACCATACCTTCCACTCCTGAGAAGCCTTCGAAGAAACCAATGTGGAGGGGTGTGGTTGTTGCTTACCTTGTTGTTGCTATTTGCTACTTCCCTGTTGCTCTAATTGGATACTGGGCCTTTGGCAATGTTGTTGATGACAACATTCTCATCACCCTTGAGAAGCCAAGGTGGTTGATTGCAACGGCCAATATATTCGTCGTGATCCATGTCATCGGAAGTTATCAG ATCTATGCCATGCCTGTGTTTGACATGATAGAAACAGTGCTTGTCAAGAAATTCCACCTTCCGCCAGGTCTTACTCTTCGCTTAGTTGCAAGAAGTGCTTATGTTG CATTTACAATGTTCGTGGGCATAGCCGTCCCTTTCTTTGGGGGTTTGCTTGGGTTTCTCGGAGGCTTTGCATTTGCACCAACAACTTATTTT CTCCCCTGCATCATGTGGCTAGCTATCTACAAGCCAAAGAAGTTCAGCTTGTCTTGGATCACAAACTGGGTAAGTCAGCTCTTCTCAAGATCTAACTTCTCAGATTAG
- the LOC135624949 gene encoding uncharacterized protein LOC135624949 has product MAGGFRVLHLVRPFLAFLPEVQSADRKIPFREKVIYTVISLFIFLVCSQLPLYGIHSTTGADPFYWMRVILASNRGTVMELGITPIVTSGLVMQLLVGSKIIEVDNSVREDRALLNGAQKLLGILIAIGEAVAYVLSGMYGSVSQLGTGNAILIILQLFFAGIIVICLDELLQKGYGLGSGISLFIATNICENIIWKAFSPTTINSGRGAEFEGAVIALFHLLITRTDKVRALREAFYRQNLPNVTNLLATVLVFLIVIYFQGFRVVLPVRSKNARGQQGSYPIKLFYTSNMPIILQSALVSNLYFISQLLYRRYSGNFLVNLLGKWKESEYSGQSIPVGGIAYYITAPSSLVDMAANPFHALFYIVFMLSACALFSKTWIEVSGSSARDVAKQLKEQQMVMPGHRESNLQKELNRYIPTAAAFGGMCIGALTVIADFMGAIGSGTGILLAVTIIYQYFETFEKERASELGFFGL; this is encoded by the exons ATGGCAGGAGGGTTCAGAGTGCTCCATCTTGTTAGGCCATTCCTAGCATTCTTGCCTGAAGTTCAGAGTGCTGATCGTAAAATTCCCTTTAGGGAAAAAGTTATCTACACTGTCATCTCCCTCTTTATCTTTCTAGTTTGCAGTCAGCTTCCTCTTTATGGTATTCACTCAACTACTGGAGCGGATCCCTTTTATTGGATGCGTGTGATCCTTGCATCAAATCGGGGAACTGTCATGGAACTTGGTATTACTCCAATTGTGACTTCTGGACTAGTGATGCAGCTCTTGGTTGGGTCAAAGATCATTGAAGTTGACAACAGTGTACGGGAGGATCGTGCTCTTTT AAATGGCGCTCAAAAGTTGCTTGGCATTCTAATTGCTATTGGAGAGGCTGTTGCATATGTTCTATCTGGAATGTATGGAAGTGTCAGCCAACTGGGAACTGGGAATGCTATTCTGATAATACTTCAGCTTTTTTTTGCTGGTATCATTGTCATTTGTTTGGATGAACTTCTCCAGAAAGGATATGGTTTGGGATCTGGTATATCATTGTTCATTGCTACCAATATCTG TGAAAATATCATCTGGAAGGCATTTAGCCCGACGACCATAAACAGTGGACGTGGTGCTGAATTCGAAGGTGCCGTTATTGCTCTGTTCCATTTACTGATTACACGCACAGATAAAGTTCGTGCTCTTCGTGAGGCCTTCTACCGTCAGAACCTTCCAAATGTGACCAACTTGCTTGCGACGGTCTTGGTCTTCCTCATAGTAATCTATTTCCAAGGTTTTCGTGTTGTGTTGCCTGTGAGGTCGAAGAATGCCCGTGGACAGCAAGGTTCCTACCCTATTAAATTGTTTTACACCTCCAATATGCCCATCATTTTGCAGTCGGCACTTGTCTCTAATCTGTACTTCATCTCCCAG TTGTTGTACAGGAGGTACAGTGGAAATTTTCTGGTAAATCTGTTAGGTAAGTGGAAGGAATCCGAGTATTCTGGCCAATCCATCCCTGTGGGTGGTATTGCTTACTATATAACGGCACCATCGAG CTTGGTGGATATGGCAGCGAATCCATTTCATGCACTCTTCTATATTGTTTTTATGCTCTCAGCTTGTGCTCTTTTCTCAAAGACTTGGATAGAAGTCTCTGGATCGTCAGCAAGAGATGTGGCCAAGCAGCTTAAG GAGCAACAAATGGTGATGCCCGGGCATCGAGAGTCAAATTTGCAGAAGGAATTGAACAGATACATCCCGACCGCTGCAGCTTTCGGTGGAATGTGCATCGGCGCGTTGACAGTTATAGCAGATTTCATGGGTGCAATCGGTTCTGGAACTGGAATTCTTCTTGCCGTAACAATCATATATCAGTACTTTGAGACATTTGAGAAGGAAAGAGCCAGCGAGCTCGGGTTCTTTGGTCTTTGA